In Thunnus albacares chromosome 1, fThuAlb1.1, whole genome shotgun sequence, the DNA window caagtcACCATCTGCAAGTTAAGTGCAAACTTGCAAAGATGTTCAGTGTCAGTATCTAGTTTTGAGACCttaattatttttgtgtaaATTGTGGTCACATAGTACATGTTCCTACAGAAAGTTCTGTgacaacatacatacagaggAGCTGGGGCCAGGCAGTAATATTCCAGTGTAGGAGCACTGGTTGTTTTtttagctgctgctgtgtgcactGGGAGCATGAGCTGACACAATGCACAGAGGAGATGGGAGATGGATTAATGAGGGACCCAACAGCAAATTATTACCCTATTCTATTAATAGGTTAATCTAGCTGTGACTAGCGAGGCCATCATGAGTCATTCTGCTTCTTAATTTTGTGAAGTTTAATCAAGCTTTATCAACCAACTGTAAAGAGTGTGATAATCTCAGTGCATGCGTTGCAGCCCTGGATGTGTAGCCTTGGTCCAACTATGAAGGGACAAAGAAGCATGActtctttatttaaattaaataaaaatagacaaaactCAAATGACAACAAGCAATATAAAGGTTTATGGGGATGGTCTTATCTAAGTAGAGATTTCATGTTGTGAATCATATTTTCCAGACTCACAACAGATATGCTGCCACTAAACTGCTTCCTGCTTGTACCACAGGGTGTAACAATATCATGCCTCTAACAAAATCATATTGTGTGCAGACTGATTGCGTAGTGTACCCAAATTTCAAGTCTTGATGTAATAACAAAAATAGAAGACATGCTGTGGTCCTTTCCCGGACACCGACACCACTGAATGCTCTACGGTGACAGacttaaatgtcaaattttattttagagATGAAGGCCTACTCACTCGCGGCCTATGAGAGGTATTTTGCTACTATGCGGGGTATGttacagtttgacattttttaagcaaattcAACAAATCTTTTACAAAACAACATCCACACCAAGCATGACTCTTCAAATAAAAATTACTCCTATGTCACTTCATGAGCTCTATAATACACTAAAATAAGACATGTAACACAGGAAAACTGAGTGTGACGTTGCCTTCAGAAGAATGAAGACAACACTAAGCTactgaaaatgtacaaacaaCACTCAATTGAAGGAGGTGATAACATCACTTGAAAACTTGTTACAAAGACCTAGAGCTGTACAATAGCGTCCTAAATATAAGTAAAACTTGTGCACGGGGTTGTTTAATGGTAACAGCAGAACTGTCAGGAAAACCCTACACTGAGGTAAACACTTGtctatacaaaataaaatagtgtTATCAACCTCATGGCTACAAATGTGCCACCTAAAACAGTTGATattctaaagaaaaaaaaaaaaaaaaaaagagttcaaaaaagtcttaaaatttTCAGGTGCTTTAAAGTGGCAGAATTTGGTTGACAGTTAGAACTGCCGCGGCGTTCCTTTGAAGGGCTTGAAACCACCCACGTTGCCACCGCTGGGAATGGGGTTGTTGGTGATCTGTACAATTCGGTTCATTCCGGACGAGGAGTGACTGAAGAAAAGACAGACGAAGATCAAGTGTTAAATGGTGGAGGACAAGGGTCAGTACTATTCAGTTTTGTCAtcatttgtaactttgttttacCTGGAAGGCGGAGCCATCATGCTGCCCCGTGTGTCTCCCATCCTACGATTGTCAGGGAAGCCGCCGCCCTGGGAACTTGATCCTCCGTGCCACTCCTTTCTCAGTCCCTGCTCCCTGCTGTGACGTTCCACCACAACCTGGCGGCCGGAGCTAAACGGCTGCAGAGACAGATTTGGAGTCAGGAACCAGTCTTCTATGAACTGTTAAATGTGAGTCTGAGTTAAAACTAAAGGCTGAAACTTTGCTGTTAAAAAGTCTAGACAGTAGTATTTCTTATTTCGTAAGTGAAAACAGACTGTAATCTTGCAGATTATAGATCTGCTAGACTACCAGTAGACTAATAAAACTGGACAGgaaataattttaatttctactGCTGAGTACAATGCTGCAACTACAGATTATTTTCTATGAAAAGTGGAAAAtcctcatcacatcacatcacactgaatgtttcttatttttgcttgataaattactcaAATATCAACATTGAGTTCAACAACGTTTCTGTAGATAATCATCAATCAATATTTCAGCACTAGCTGAGTTATTAAAGAACTTTAAGACTTAAAAAATAACCTAaggacattttaatattttatgcatAACCATGGATCAAAGAAATGCACTATGAAGGTAAGCTGACCTGGTCACTCATCACCATGGGTCTTCCACCATCTCGATCATTAAAGCTGCTCCTTCCACGGCTGGCTGAGGAACCTCCTCTAAGCGAAGGACCTGGTCCATCTCTGCCTGATCGATCTGCACGCATTCGCATAGGTCCTCTGCTCAACCCAGCACCAGCACAACAGCAGACAAGAGATTAAAACACAGATTAGCTTTCAACTATGGGAAAGCAACATCCAAATGTTAATTGTTCAAAAATACATCATTGAAATTACCGCATATCTCCCTTGTTGGCATTCATGCCGCCATCATTCTTCCATCCATGCCCTCCATCCCTGGGTGAGCGGTTGTGCGACATGCCAGGCATTGTAGCTCTGGCTCCCATAGGACGATCATGCATGGGTACGGGCCGTCTCTCATCTCTTTCCCTGCGGTCCGTGTCTCGGAGTTCGGCACGTGGAGGAGGTGGCGGCTCAGCTCTGCGAACAGTTTCAAAGTTCTTGGGGTAGCGGTCAAAGCCAGAGCCATCTCTGTGAGGAGCAGGGCGACTCTTCTTTACTTCTGGCTCACCGTCAAACCGGTTTCGTctggagacaaaacaaagaaagttgGGATTAGTTGCGATACAGCATCCACAGAACCAAATATTTCCAGCGCATCCACAAGCTTATGTCTATTCTGACATAAcctgaaagcttttttttgcaGTTAGTTACCTTCCACACAGGTTACCTTTTAACCCATTGTTGTTACAAACTGGGAAAAAACTAGATAATCCTGAGgtgaattttaaaatatcaagcacacataagaaaaaaaaatacatttaccttTATGTGATAGTTAACCCAATTAGAGGCCAATAAAATCAATAGGTTTTTAatagcatatgtgtgtgtgggacctGTTGACAGAAATATTGTTCTCAAATTGTCTCTTAATTGTGACAACAATACCACTGATAACACTGCCACAATCTCGGTTCCGAGTTTAAACACTTGTACCTGTCGTATGTGTTAGGCTGCTCGACAGCGGCCTCTGGAAAGCGACCCCTCTCTCGGGGGTTGAAGTTTGAAAAGCGGTTCTGCTGCCGGTTGTAGTTGGAGCCTTGGTTCAGACGGACATCAGAGTCAGACTGAATCTTCTTATTGCCATTCCAATAGGAATCGTCCCTCCGactgaaacattaaacacagacatcatgAGTTTAAGATTACCACTTCTTGGGTATTTCAGACTGCTCAAGGTGTAGTCAGTACTGTAGTATCATTTATGCTAAATAAAATGTTAGTGAATCACTGCCTAATGACGAATTGTCAGAAAAGTGACACAATCACATCATCATCCTGAAAGTGCAGAgggagaaaaatacaaacagtatATACCCGTGTTCAACTTCACGGCCTCTTTTTaggttgtttcttttttcttgttcataacggagctgctcctgctgcctTCGTAGCTCCTCGCGTTCACGTGCCATGCGCTCTGTCTCTTTACGGCGTTcctgaaaaatattgaaatgcaCTAATTGAATTAAACTGCTATGGGGTGTGTACATggttatgcaaaaaaaaaaaaaaaaaaagaatagaaacacacaaaaattatttatttatgggtAGCTGTAAAATTTCTCTAACATTTGACTTTGACTGTGAAAAGGTGTTTACTTTTACAAGCAGGTGACTCATGCTCAACGTACCTGCTCTATAcggattctctctctctcaagccTCTCCCTCTCCAAGCGCTCCCTCTCCAGCTTTTGTCTTTCCATCTCTAGTCTCTGGCGCTCCCGGAGCAGGTTCTCCCGTTCTTCACGCTCCCGCAACAGACGGACACGCTCACGCTCGCGACGTTCTCTTTCTGCAATTTCACGTCgcctaaaaacaaacaaacatacattccttgtttgttttttgttttttaggacAATGACGTAGAACTGAAGAGCAGAGTCCAGGACAAAATTTGCCACAGGGACAGTAAAATATATTCTTATCAAATACTTTAATTTTGTTCTTAATTTTGACTTAAATGTGTGTGAACTGCTCCAAATTACCTGCGCAGCTCTACAGCTCTACGGGCACGCTCCATACGAGCCATCCTTTCACGCATCCTCTGCTCCTTTATCTTCTCAAAAGGCAGGATGTCCATGTCTTCCCCCTTGTTAGCAAAAGGTCGTTTGTCTTTCATCATCTCTAACTGAGAGGGGAGAATggaaatttgaatttaaaaaaaaaggccttttgGTGTAGCATGATAGAACCAAATACTTAACATTATATCCATAATATCAAGAGTTTTATACCTCTTCGGGAGGAATCAACCATTTGGGCCGTCTTTGCATATTCATGTTAACAAACGGctggaagaaaaaagagaagctCATTTAACATCCCCTGATGACAAGGACAAAAAcatgctttaaaaataaataaactcaaacaaattcaaaacaaaacaacaaaaaaagtcttACTTTATCAAAATACCTTCCCCTTCTAAAAGGTCTCATTTTGCCCATATTAGAATCTTTGGGATgatccatcatcatcatcttgcCTGGGCTTTTTGTCCctagaggaaaagaaaatataaataatcaaaGATGAAGCATATGATCATTTGTTAACTGAATGCATCAAATTAGTTAAATGACAAGAAGAATAGAACCTACTCCCATGCTTTCTGTCATCTTTCTTCGCAGAACCTTGGCCCGAGTTAGATGAAACAGACTCAGATTTTCCACTTTTGGCCTCCTGTTTTTTGGATAaatctctctccttttctggCAGTTTATCCAATTTCTTGTCCTCTTTTTTGTAAGATGGCTGTGCTCTACATGTGAAGAGAACATCAGGTTAAACTTGCTTTCAACCAGCGAAGGATTCacttttcaacttttttctCACCCACTTGTTTGTCAATTTTATCCCGGTGGAACTGCGCTTATCACTTGATTTGCTGGAACTTGCTTTGTCCTCTGCTTCCTTCTTTGAGGGCTCTTTTTTGAACGGATCATTTTTAgcctggaaaacaaaaacaaaaaaaattaaatgtaatgacACAAATTTCTCATTAATAAAAGGCCACTCAAGGTCTCAAATGTGACTTCTAATATTctgcaatgaaataaaacaaatccagAAAAGCTAGAAATTAAATCCCTAAGCAACTTTACAAGTCTTGACATCTGCTTCCTAACTTACCCTTTCGACATATATCTGCTGCCCATGGAGCTCTGTACAGTCAAGGTGGGAGACGCACCGTGTCACCTCTGTGCTGGAAGACATCGTCACCAAGCCGTAACACTTTGAACCAGGACTACGGGCATTTGTAACCACCTTGGCACTTAGAACCTGTCAGCAACAAGTCATGAATTTGGATTTACAACATTTTTCTATGACAGAGCAGAAAATTACAGCGACATTGTCACACATGTTCCAAATACGGAACAACTCAATccaaaaacacagcacaaatTATTTACCTTCCCATATTTGCCAAACAGGTTCTTCAGATCAGCTGCTTTGGTGTTTGATGACAGGCCGCTCACCCATATGTTACGAGAgctgctgttactactactgctgACAACTCCtgataaaaaaaggttttccaCAACAAATTCAGCAGTTATCGggtattaaaaaaacagatattgcATCAAGTTGAATAAAATGAGATAAGTGCCTCCCAGTTTTCATATTTCTGACAACATATGGACATATCTTACCTTTTTCATCCTTTGTAGcttttccatctctgtctcttgaAGAGCTACAAAGCAAATgttgcaacaacaaacagttgaAATGAGTGAAAGTAAATGAAACCCTGGTGTTAAGTGACAAAGCATACACCTATTGGAATAAAACACCGTGTTTTGtacttttcagaaaaaaaaatcctgtagGCAAGGCGTGGATCTGAACCAATGTCTCAAAGGCTTCATTGCTTTTCCAGTGGTGTGATGGGTCAGGTTGTCAGCCAATTTATTCCCTGGACCAATGAAATCTTCGGAGGTTTGTTCAACTTCACAGCGAATCATTtgaccaaaaagaaaaaaactgccATCATGGGGACTAATGCTCTTTTACAATGCCTTGTGTAGAAACTGGAAAAGGCTTTAGAACTGCTGGAACAGTCAAAGTAACAAAGTAAGAGGTGTTTTTCATCTCCTGGGTAATGTCACAATTTAACCAACgtcagaaaaacaaatcaaaagtaGTAAATGGCAGGATTAGGTACATCAGTGAACACTTCCCTTAAGGCAAAAAAAATCTTGAGGCTACCCACAATGTTGCGTTCTTAGTGAGCTGGACTTGGTAGTAGTATCAAAGAACTGACATAGAAAGACAAACCTCTTTGCTTGACCTGATGCCCCAGTAGTGGAGGGGCCTTTCTTCCCAGAATCCTTTTCTTTATCTCCCGTTTCAGCTTTCTTCAAGgcctctctgctgtctttctTCGTGGGCTCACCCCTGGATCCATCATCTTTCTTACCATCTTTGTGGCCCTCCGTCTCTTCCGCCTTCATGTCATCATCTGGGCCCGTCTCAGCAGAGGCCTCTGGCTCATCAGTGCCTTTCTCTGCCTCTGGATCTGGAAGTTTCACATGTTTACCTGTTTCCAGGAGATCGTCCCCATCAACATCTAGGGTGATGGCATCTTCATTTTGGATTGAGACGGATAGGTGATCGTCCTCAGCTTCTTTAGAGGAATTCATGGCTTCAGCATCCATCTCAGCCAGTTCGCTCTCCACCTCTGGCTCAGCCTCCTCATCCATCTCAGGGTCTGCATCCTCATCCACCTCTGGCTCAGCATCTGCGTCGACCTCTGGCTCAGCCTCAGCATCCACGTCTGGCTCATCCTCAGCATCCACCTCTGGCTCTGAGTCAGCCTCAGCCACCATAGCTTCTGACTCTGGTTCGGCCTCAGCAAGGGCCTCAGCCTCAGGCTGAGCAAGGCTGTCCTCACTGGGTGCAGGCTTAGAATTTTCACGAGTACCATCATCTGTATCAGTTACATCTGGAGGGATTTAATAAGGATAAACATGGCAAGAAACACAACTTTTAACATTGACATGTCGCATGTTACTTTACCTAAAAAGTAGAATAGAAAGCACATTCAGTGTTAGTGGTCATCGAGGGCGTAGACACCACAggaagacacaaaacacacaatcttCACTGAAAATGGGGGATGATTCAGTATTCTTCATTTCTTGTCACATCTAAAGTACTTGAGTCATAATTCATACTGAACGTGCAGATGCTTCCTAAAGTGTGTGGTGGTAGTTCTCCAGGTGGGAATCTCAAGCCAAAGTTCAAATGGGGAGGAAAACTCAGTTCTTCCTTCAGTTTCTTCCATTATGCTGGTCAGTCCATGGAAAGTCATCTGTGACTTTTTGGAAAATCTTCAATGTCTTCCAATATTTCTTCAATCATCAATGTCATCAATGTCTTATCAGCAGATTTCAGGAAACTCTGAAAAACTGTCTTTCATCATCAAATCCAACCTGCTGTAGTGTGTCCAGTCAACTGTACACAACTGTGTACAAAAGGTGTGTCCTTTTAGTCACAAGAGTCTGTTCTCGCCAGTCCC includes these proteins:
- the sltm gene encoding SAFB-like transcription modulator, yielding MASGAISTESKKISELRVVDLKSELKRRNLDTSGVKSVLLARLKQAIEDEDGDPENIQIHLSTDTPPRKGGKAKGKKADSDADTTSEDVFSKETEEYESEKDVTDTDDGTRENSKPAPSEDSLAQPEAEALAEAEPESEAMVAEADSEPEVDAEDEPDVDAEAEPEVDADAEPEVDEDADPEMDEEAEPEVESELAEMDAEAMNSSKEAEDDHLSVSIQNEDAITLDVDGDDLLETGKHVKLPDPEAEKGTDEPEASAETGPDDDMKAEETEGHKDGKKDDGSRGEPTKKDSREALKKAETGDKEKDSGKKGPSTTGASGQAKSSSRDRDGKATKDEKGVVSSSSNSSSRNIWVSGLSSNTKAADLKNLFGKYGKVLSAKVVTNARSPGSKCYGLVTMSSSTEVTRCVSHLDCTELHGQQIYVERAKNDPFKKEPSKKEAEDKASSSKSSDKRSSTGIKLTNKAQPSYKKEDKKLDKLPEKERDLSKKQEAKSGKSESVSSNSGQGSAKKDDRKHGRTKSPGKMMMMDHPKDSNMGKMRPFRRGRYFDKPFVNMNMQRRPKWLIPPEELEMMKDKRPFANKGEDMDILPFEKIKEQRMRERMARMERARRAVELRRRREIAERERRERERVRLLREREERENLLRERQRLEMERQKLERERLERERLERERIRIEQERRKETERMAREREELRRQQEQLRYEQEKRNNLKRGREVEHGRRDDSYWNGNKKIQSDSDVRLNQGSNYNRQQNRFSNFNPRERGRFPEAAVEQPNTYDRRNRFDGEPEVKKSRPAPHRDGSGFDRYPKNFETVRRAEPPPPPRAELRDTDRRERDERRPVPMHDRPMGARATMPGMSHNRSPRDGGHGWKNDGGMNANKGDMRGPMRMRADRSGRDGPGPSLRGGSSASRGRSSFNDRDGGRPMVMSDQPFSSGRQVVVERHSREQGLRKEWHGGSSSQGGGFPDNRRMGDTRGSMMAPPSSHSSSGMNRIVQITNNPIPSGGNVGGFKPFKGTPRQF